One stretch of Streptomyces sp. 135 DNA includes these proteins:
- a CDS encoding ribonuclease H translates to MSDLIIAACDGAAKKNPGPAAWAWVVADAEGRPQRWEAGPLGHSTNNVAELTALAELLESTDPAVPLEVRMDSQYAMNAVTKWIASWKRNGWLTAAKKPVANKDIVVRIDALLQGRAVTFRHVAAHQVDGDHLNAIADVAASDAATTQQPAGTAHGAPEIPEPRAERMTASPASRAPKKTAARAKKSGPGPVIKAKFPGRCHCGQPYAAGEKIAKNAHGWGHVECRDAGD, encoded by the coding sequence ATGTCTGATTTGATCATTGCCGCCTGTGACGGAGCGGCCAAGAAGAATCCCGGGCCCGCGGCCTGGGCCTGGGTCGTCGCCGACGCCGAGGGTCGCCCTCAGCGCTGGGAGGCCGGTCCGCTCGGCCACTCGACGAACAACGTGGCCGAACTGACCGCGCTGGCCGAACTGTTGGAGTCCACGGACCCGGCGGTGCCGCTCGAAGTGCGGATGGACAGTCAGTACGCGATGAACGCGGTCACCAAGTGGATCGCCTCCTGGAAGCGCAACGGCTGGCTGACCGCCGCGAAGAAGCCGGTCGCCAACAAGGACATCGTCGTACGCATCGACGCGCTGTTGCAGGGGCGCGCCGTGACGTTCCGGCACGTCGCCGCCCACCAGGTGGACGGCGACCACCTCAACGCGATCGCCGACGTCGCGGCCAGCGACGCCGCGACGACCCAGCAGCCCGCCGGCACCGCCCACGGCGCGCCGGAGATCCCCGAGCCGCGCGCGGAGCGGATGACCGCCTCCCCCGCGAGCCGCGCCCCCAAGAAGACCGCCGCCCGCGCGAAGAAGAGCGGCCCGGGCCCCGTGATCAAGGCCAAGTTCCCCGGCCGCTGCCATTGCGGGCAGCCGTACGCCGCCGGGGAGAAGATCGCGAAGAACGCGCACGGCTGGGGTCACGTGGAGTGCCGGGACGCCGGCGACTGA
- a CDS encoding serine hydrolase domain-containing protein — translation MTAQGSPTWAADTLAALRGAAPGASTVALAVRRGPEHVVLATGETALRGGTPADADTRFEIGSLTKTFTALLLAEMVARGEVAYTDPLSRFLPRSALPHLRGSPITLLHLATHTSGLPRLPPGFLRSGVPTWFSNPYAGFSPEALLDALARTRPRAAPGMRVRYSNYGVGLLGELLVRAAHGPGGAFAPLLAERVLDPLGLTRTSCAADQPQATGYWHGRARPSWQMATMAGAGAVRSSARDLLTVLDCLCAPGAVPPGVPGTLRAALTDVTVPRIALPGAGTRIALVWNIRPRPGHDLYHHSGGTRGFTCFAGFSPQTRIAFAALANTSPSLSGGFIQRAYLELWTLAQRGSLPL, via the coding sequence GTGACAGCCCAAGGCAGCCCCACCTGGGCCGCCGACACCCTCGCGGCCCTGCGCGGGGCCGCGCCCGGCGCGAGCACCGTGGCGCTCGCCGTCCGGCGCGGCCCCGAGCACGTCGTCCTCGCCACCGGCGAGACCGCGCTGCGCGGCGGCACGCCCGCCGACGCCGACACCCGCTTCGAGATCGGGTCGCTCACCAAGACGTTCACCGCGCTGCTCCTGGCCGAGATGGTCGCGCGCGGCGAGGTCGCGTACACCGATCCCCTCAGCCGCTTCCTGCCCCGCTCCGCGCTCCCGCACCTGCGGGGCTCCCCCATCACCCTCCTCCACCTCGCCACCCACACCTCGGGCCTGCCCCGGCTGCCCCCCGGCTTTCTGCGCAGCGGCGTGCCCACCTGGTTCAGCAATCCGTACGCGGGCTTCTCCCCCGAGGCGCTGCTCGACGCCCTCGCCCGCACCCGGCCGCGGGCCGCGCCGGGCATGCGGGTGCGCTACTCCAACTACGGGGTCGGGCTGCTCGGTGAGCTGCTGGTCCGCGCCGCCCACGGTCCCGGCGGCGCCTTCGCCCCGCTGCTCGCCGAACGCGTGCTCGACCCGCTCGGCCTGACCCGCACCAGCTGCGCCGCCGACCAGCCGCAGGCCACCGGTTACTGGCACGGCAGGGCGCGCCCCAGCTGGCAGATGGCCACCATGGCGGGTGCGGGGGCCGTGCGGTCCAGCGCCCGGGACCTGCTGACGGTCCTGGACTGCCTCTGCGCCCCCGGGGCCGTACCACCGGGTGTTCCCGGGACGCTGCGGGCCGCGCTCACCGACGTCACCGTGCCCCGCATCGCGCTGCCGGGCGCCGGCACGCGGATCGCCCTGGTCTGGAACATCAGGCCCCGCCCCGGCCACGACCTCTACCACCACTCCGGCGGCACCCGGGGCTTCACCTGCTTCGCGGGTTTCAGTCCCCAGACGCGGATCGCCTTCGCCGCCCTGGCGAACACGAGCCCGTCGCTGTCCGGCGGCTTCATCCAGCGGGCGTACCTGGAACTGTGGACGCTGGCCCAGCGCGGAAGCCTCCCCCTGTGA